Proteins co-encoded in one Arachis hypogaea cultivar Tifrunner chromosome 13, arahy.Tifrunner.gnm2.J5K5, whole genome shotgun sequence genomic window:
- the LOC112792319 gene encoding protein G1-like1: protein MSAAVAAAAASAAISGYHNSSGADTRNHHPFTQPEHGQQVSVPLSRYESQKRRDWNTFGQYLKNHRPPLTLSRCSGAHVLEFLRYLDQFGKTKVHSDTCAYFGNSQPPGPCPCPLKQAWGSLDALIGRLRAAFEENGGNPEMNPFGARAVRLYLREVRDVQAKARGIAYEKKKRRKNSNHSQNQNQNQNGSMMMMMDDNNNNTNNNHGHYVHDDVSSSGVHRSSGYHINGGGGVFHHLSSSDGTAPPLSYFLS, encoded by the coding sequence ATGTCTGCCGCAGTGGCCGCAGCAGCCGCTTCCGCCGCAATCTCCGGCTACCACAACTCCTCTGGCGCCGACACCAGGAACCACCACCCGTTTACGCAACCAGAACACGGGCAACAAGTCTCCGTCCCTCTTAGCAGGTACGAGTCTCAAAAGAGGCGTGACTGGAACACGTTCGGGCAGTACCTGAAGAACCACCGTCCACCGTTAACACTGTCCCGGTGCAGCGGCGCGCACGTGCTGGAATTCCTGCGGTACTTGGACCAGTTTGGGAAGACGAAGGTGCACAGCGACACGTGTGCGTACTTTGGGAACTCTCAGCCTCCGGGGCCATGCCCGTGTCCGTTGAAGCAAGCATGGGGAAGCCTTGATGCACTGATTGGGCGGCTGCGTGCGGCGTTTGAAGAAAACGGAGGAAACCCTGAGATGAACCCTTTCGGTGCACGCGCCGTCAGGCTTTACCTCCGTGAAGTTCGGGATGTGCAAGCCAAGGCTAGAGGTATTGCTTATGAGAAGAAGAAACGCAGAAAGAATAGTAATCATAgccagaatcagaatcagaatcagaatgggtcgatgatgatgatgatggatgaTAACAACAACAATACTAATAATAACCATGGTCATTATGTTCATGATGATGTGAGTTCTAGTGGGGTGCATCGTTCATCAGGGTATCATATTAATGGTGGTGGTGGAGTTTTTCATCACTTGTCAAGTTCGGATGGGACAGCTCCTCCTCTTTCATATTTCTTATCCTAG